TGGACCACACCGCCTTCATACCGCACAGGTCGGATCACGCCTGGCTCCTCCCGTCGTCCGGATCAGGGTGTCCCCGCGGAGCAGGCCCGCCGGGAGGCGCGTCCCAGGACCCGCCCCCTCCCCGTACCGGTCCAGACCGGCTTCCCGCCGCGGCCCCCGCCCCGCCGGACGAACCCGCCCCAGCCGGCGAACCCGCCCCGGCGGCCAGGCCCCAGCGCGCCGCCAGATCCGGCCCCTGGGCCCGGCCCGCCCGGCCCGCTGCCATCTGCCGGTCCAGTTCCAGGGCCAGGGCCATGATCTGGGCCACCACTTCAAACAGTGCGGCCGGGATCGTCTGGCCCGGCGGAACGCGGGCCAGCACCGGCGCCAGGGGCGAGGTCACCTCAGGCACCCCCGCCTCCCGCGCACGGCGCAGGATGGCCTCCGCCATGGTGCCGAAACCGGCCGCCACCACCCGGGGGGCCGGATCGGTGCTGGGGTCGAACCGCAGGGCGGCCGCCGCCCGCTGCGGCGGGGGTTCCGCCCCGTCAGGCCGGGGTGGCTCCGGCGTCTCGCTCAAGGTACCCCACTCCTTTGCCCAGCGCAAGGATGCCCAGGGTGGGCGCAGCGAGCCGGCACCCTGCGAAGTCTATCCCCACGGCCCCTACCGCCGGTCCCGGTGGACGGTGCGCACTCCGGCGCCCGCGGGGTCGAACCCGGCGCCGGCCAGAAGGCGGCAGAGGGTTTGCGCGTCCAGGCCCACCCCGGCCAGGACGCCGCCCACCTGGGGCTCCACCGCCAGGTCCAGGTAAACCCGCCCTCCCATGCCGGCGGCCCGCACGCGCCAGCGCCCGGCCCGGGGTAAAGCCCACTCGACCTCCAGGGTCCACGGTTTGGGTGGCGGGCCAGCTCCCCCGGCCACCTCCCTTCGGGGCGAGCGGGATGACCGCGAAGCCGCTCCGGGGCGGGAGGGCGGATCCGGACTGGCGGCAGCGGCGGCGGCCGCGGCCAGGCCCGCCCAGCCGCCGGGCGCACCCAGGGCCGAATTGCCCGCTGTTTCCACCGGGGACGCGCCCGGGGCAGCAGGAACGACGGGTCCGGGCGGCGAATCGCGGTAAACCCCACCGGCCGGCTGCCCCGGGCCGTGGGGCTTGCCGGCCGGCAAGCCCGGGTCCCGGCGGGGCATCGCCACCGGCAGCGCAGGGGGCGGGGCTCCAGCCGGTGCCGCGGCTGCCTCCCCACCCCGCGGTGCCGCCGCTGGGCCAAGAGCCGGGCCGCGGGATGTCCCGGGGATCGCCTGGGAGACCGCCGTTGCCGGCGGCAGAGCCGGTTCGGGCGCCCTGGTGGTTCCGGCGGCCGGCTCGTCCCGGGAACGGGCGGGCAGGCCCGGGCTCCCATCCCCTCGGGCCGGCCCCGCCGGACGGCCCGGGAGC
This is a stretch of genomic DNA from Thermaerobacter sp. PB12/4term. It encodes these proteins:
- a CDS encoding EscU/YscU/HrcU family type III secretion system export apparatus switch protein, with protein sequence MSETPEPPRPDGAEPPPQRAAAALRFDPSTDPAPRVVAAGFGTMAEAILRRAREAGVPEVTSPLAPVLARVPPGQTIPAALFEVVAQIMALALELDRQMAAGRAGRAQGPDLAARWGLAAGAGSPAGAGSSGGAGAAAGSRSGPVRGGGGSWDAPPGGPAPRGHPDPDDGRSQA